From the genome of Rhinoderma darwinii isolate aRhiDar2 chromosome 1, aRhiDar2.hap1, whole genome shotgun sequence:
ATCCACTGGGGGGGGGGAGCTTATCAGAGGAATGCGCAcctggccgtccacatgatgtaaaagaaaacatgatttatcACACCAGCAATGGATGAAAGAAAACCGCAGCACTCGTCTGTTGTACAAAAACAAGCTAAAAAGCTTTATTCGTCGTATAATGCAAGGTTTCAAACTTTATCGCCTCCTGCACACTTagattttgttacagaaatttctgcgtcagtcagttccattcatctgaaggtTGTAGCCgcagtattttttttcttcaaatgtcGCATTCAGTGAATAAAGCTTTTTAGCTTATTAATTGCACAATGGAGTGCTGCGGTTTGGTACGTAGGCTGGAACATGACACTGCGAGCACCAGTGCAGTAAGAGTTAAACAAAGGTTATATTGTCGTCATTTTTCTgagtgctgcggattttccatttcatcagaccaggccatcgTCTTCCATTGCTGCATAGTCCAGTTCTGATGATCACGCTCCCATAGTAGACTCTTTCGGCAATGGACAGGGGTTAGCATGGGCACTCTGGCAAGTCTGCGGCTATGCAGTATGTTGAGCACACTCGTGTGTACTGTTGTGAATGCTCTGATTGGACAGGACTCTGTGTTCTGGTTCTGTGGCTTTAAATCCTAAATAAAACCCCCTAAAGATAGAGTACCAGCCGCCTTTTCCAACATAAGGTGGGCGTTGAGCCTTTATGGAGGCTCCACCTGGACCCCTACATTGCCAAAAGAGCTTAAAGGCATCCTTCTCAATTACTCTTGTGGTTTCAGCTCTCTGCACTGTGTTTTTGGGAACAGGTTTAATATTTGGAATTATACCCACTAGTTCATCCCATGcgaggtatttaaaaaaaaaaaacctaagtaATAGCCTCCTGCCCTGTAACTTGTGCGGGAGGTGCTTTACTTTTAATGTTCACGTTAGTTTTATTCCTCATAGATATGCATACAACAATCCCTTTCCTTATACCCtatatagggcatatggatgtcatggaGTTAGGTTGCTTGAAACCCCTCAATGAGCCAATGCGAAGAACTGTTAACAAACGTGTCTCTCGCTCTGGCGATCCTAGTCTGTTCCTTATTGCTTGGACAGCCGCATATAATACTGTGTAGAAGCAGCTGCGTGAGATGAGAAACCGACTGATACTTTTCCAGCAAAATCCGCTAGTTGCTGGGAGTCTCAGGAGCTGTTAGCCACACCGGTCCTCATATATAATAGGGGTGGTCTGTGTGATTAAACATCTCCTTTAAATGATTATAAAATGTGTGTGATGACTGATGAAGTTTTATTGTTTTGCCATTCTGAAACTTTTCTTTTTGTTTCCCTAGTGACACTTCTTTGGAGACATGATTGATATAAAAGCCTGGGCTGAGTACATCGTGGAATGGGCTGCCAAAGACCCATATGGATTTTTAACGACTGTGATCCTGGCCCTCACCCCGCTGTTCCTAGCGAGTGCAGTACTCTCATGGAAACTGGCAAAAATGATAGAGGCCAAGGAACGAGAGCAGAAAAAGAAGCAGAAACGTCAAGAAAACATTGCAAAAACCAAGAGGACAAAGAAGGACTGAGACACCGGCAGCCAGCTCATGACGTCAAACTGTTCAACAACCACAGACACTTTATATTCAACTTGTTCTCTAATAATGCTAGAATGTCTAACAATCACAAGGTCCATGTCTCATGTACACTAATACTTTCatttactaatatttttttttaaacatgtacGTTTCAGCAGAGCGTGTCCTGAAATTTTATGTTCAGCCATGTACATGtttctatattttacatatataaaaaagggaCCTTATTCTTTTTTAAGCGTTGGGCATTTTTGGCAGTTTTCTTGTAATCTTAGTCggattaagggctcatgcacatgactacATTGGGAATCTGTGTCGCACATGTACCGAACATGGCACCCCTACTGTAACAGAATGTACGCCATGTTACAGAGGTATTCACTCCTAGAAGCAATGCATCTGGGGGAGAATGGGGTGCCTacaccttcatattacagacctaTGGTGCATTCTATGCACCGCTGTACAAGTCTGTGAGCGAGGCCTGATCCCGAAACGGTCATGTTTCTTAGGGTAATGTCATAACCCAAACCTGAAGCCTCATGCACGCGGCTGTAGTATGGATCTGTGCTGTATGGTCCCATGGCCTACACTCAACCGCCAATGCATGCAGTAGTATGCAGGGGGAAGACCTTTGCTGTGCAATATTTTGTAGCAGATCGGCTTATCTACCCAAATCGTGTGCAATTGAAGTAAGAAAAGGTGCGCAAAAGTTGTGCAACTGCCTCATGTTACCGGCACAGATAATAACATAATAGTTAA
Proteins encoded in this window:
- the SMIM15 gene encoding small integral membrane protein 15 — translated: MIDIKAWAEYIVEWAAKDPYGFLTTVILALTPLFLASAVLSWKLAKMIEAKEREQKKKQKRQENIAKTKRTKKD